GGCGGCGCATACCCGCTTTTCTCTAGGGCTTCTGCTATAACTGCCTGCCGGTGGCGCTCGGAGGGATGGAGAGGCCGCTCAGCCGACAGGAACCGCTTAGAGAGGGTTCGCGCCAGTTTCTCGCAGATGCTGAGCTCGGCGGACCCGAAGGAAACTCATATTTTAGGAAGCTCAGCGTGACCTCAGAGTCTGCGGATTAGCACTACAGGCTGCTCGCCGCGGTGGCGCGCTATGCTTAAGCGGAGAGGTAAGCTCGGCAGGAACGCGAAGTGGCTGCTGCTAACGGAGCCGGGATGGTCTTTACCAATGCCCTCCATCTTCTACTATCAGTCCATCTACGTTGTAGAGCTAGGTTTCAGCGAGATCGAGTACGGGCTCCTCGTGAGCCTCTTAAAAGGCTTCTCGATCCTGACTCCTTTCGCCGCTGTCCCCCTAGCGTCTAGGGTGGGCTTCAAGAGAGCTTTCCTGCTGATCGATGTGCTGGGCAACGCCGGCTTCCTTCTCCCTCTCATCTCGGGGAAGCGCGAGCTCCTACCTCTAGCGTTCGCAGCAGGCTCACTTATCGCGGCCTCCAGTATCCTCTGGGAGGTGCTTCTCGTGACGGGAACCGACGAGGACGCCTTGGTGACTGCCTACTCGATATCTTCCGTGATCTACATCGTTGGGAGCATGCTCCCTCCTCTCGCGGGGGTAGTAATGGAGCGGCTGGGAATCGTGAACGGCTACAGGCTCGCCGCTCTCGCCGCTCTTACCAGCTTCCTGGCTAAGACCGCCGTCCTAGCATTCACCCTGGAGGAGCCTCGTGATGGGTCTTCGCGCAGGGGTGCGAGCCGGCCCAGCTTCGCTCGCTCCATCCGAGAAGTTCTCTCGGATCGCGGTGCGGGACTGCTGCTACTTTACTTCATGCTGTCTTCGATTCTCTACTCCGTCTTCAGCTACCTCTCCCTCTACTTGCACGACGAGAGGGGGGCTAGGATGCGCGTCGAGGACGTAGGGCTCATCTCAACGATCTCGTCGGCGGTCTCCCTCCTGGTTGTCCTCACAGTCGCGGTGAGGCCTCTCAACCCGCTCGCATACCTGATCGCGTCGGCTACCGCTGGCTCCCTGGCTTACGCGCTCTACTCTCTGTCGAGCCTGGAGCCTAAGCTCGCCTTCGCGGCTGCTGCTCTCTCCGGGCTGCGGGGAGCCGAGTTCTCCGTAGCGCGAGCTCTGTTCATCGGGCTGCTCGGCGGCGGAGTGTTCGAGAGAGGACACGCGATAACTCTCTCCTACACTCTCGGCAGTCTTGTCGAAGTTCCAGCTCCAGCCGCGGTAGGGCTGCTCTACAGGCTCCACCCAGTGGCTATCTGGTTGCTTGCGCTTACAGCCACGCTCACACAGATCGCTGCACTCGTTCTACTGAGGAGGGCGAGCGGGCGGAACCTCTTCCCAGCGGCGCGCAGCTCCCAGTGACCCGTGAGCGGAAGCGCGCATACCGCTCTCCACACGGGGGAGGGGTTCGAAGGAGGGTTACCTTTCTCGAAGCCGGAGGCGCGCCAGGCTCCCGGCGGCCCCGCAGCGCTAGCGCCTACAAAGAGCTTACCGCTGCGTGATCCGAGCGATGAATTTATTGCTGGACGCAAAAGCAAGGTAAATGCTCATCGGCGATTTGAAGGGTAGGTTTTTCGTCGTCGCACACAGGGGAGCTAGCGGGCACGAGCCTGAGAACACCCTGAGAGCTGTCAGGAGGGCTATCGAGATCGGCGCGGACGTTGTAGAGGTCGACGTCAGGGTGAGCAAGGACGGGGCACTGGTCGTGATTCACGATGACACCGTGGACAGGACGACGAGCGGCCGGGGCAAGGTTCGCGACATGACTGCTGCCGAGCTGAGGAGCCTGGATGCCGGGAAGGGGGAGAGGATCCCCCTGCTCGAAGAGGTTCTCGACGAGGTGAAGGGCAGGGTCGCACTTTTCCTCGAGATAAAGGAACTTGAAGCTGCGGCACCCGCGCTGCGCCTCGTAAAGGAGCGCGGCATGCTAGACCAGGTTCTCTTCATTTCCTTTGACCAGGAGACCCTTTCGGCGGTGAAGGGTGCGGAGCCTGCCGCACACGTGGGTCTCATCTACGTCAAGCCGGAGGGTGGGATCGTTGAAGCGAAGCGCCTAGGCTGCGAGTTCGTGCTCCCCTACTACCGGCTGGCGACGGAGAAGGCTGTCGCCTTCGCTCACAGGATGAAGCTTCTAGTCGTAGCGTGGACGGTGGACGACCCAGCGCTAGCGGCTGAGCTGAAAGGCAGAGGCGTGGATGGTGTTGCGTCAAACTACCCAGATAGAATACTGCCGCTCCGCGGCGGTACGAGCGCGTCAACGCGTTGACACGCCGCGGTTGCTCAGAGTCGCCCTCGCTCGCTGCTGCGAGCCGCGGGCACCGGCGCGGATCCTAGACGGTTAAAGACCGAGGGTCGAGCACGAGCCGGCCAGATCTACGAAGCCGCTTAGAGCTCGGCGGGAATTCAGCATTCTCTTTGTGTAAACTCCCGCGGGAGCTTGGATGACAAGTATTCGCGGCAGGGCGAGCCGGCGTGTTCTACCATCTCCTCGCCGATGATGTGGAGTACCTCGACTCCCATCGCGGTGAGCGCGTCAGCGATAAACTGCCTGTGGCAGTGCTCGGGCCTCCTCTCTTTGCAGATGATCAGCGGGGCCAGCCCCTCAGCAGCCATACCCCTTATCCTCGAGAGGGCGTTGAGCGCTAAAGGCTCGGTAGCCAGGTAGGCTACGTACGCTTGAAACGTGGGTGAGCTCGTGCAGGCTATAGGCTCCGCAGCCTTGTACTTCTTGCTCAAGCCGAGCGCCCCGAGCTCGCCGAGCCAGACGTAGGAAACCCCCACTCTCTCTAGCTCCACCTTCAAGCTCTCACCGCTGTAGAAGCCGACGCGCGAGCGGGGAAACCTGCGCACATCAACCACCACTCTGCAGCCTACACTGCTCAACACTTCGAGGAAGCGTTCGGGCGGCAAGCCGCCGTAGCCGAGCGTGTACGCGCGCACCAACAGGGATGGGGGCTACGCGGGGGAAAAGAGTTTCGCCCGCGCAGCTGTTCGCGATCTCTCAGGCCTCGGGGCCCGGCTAGGGCCGGTGCTCCCGCGTAAGCCAGCTGGTGGCTCTGCGGTAGAGCTGCCTGGCAACGTCCCGGAACCAGCTGTCGATCGCGTAAAGTACCGCGAAGTAGACTGCTGCTCCCAGGGCTACCGCGAGGAGCACCTCCCTTATCCTCAGGGGGCTTAGCGGGGTGAGGGCACAATACATCGCTAAGCCCGCTGCGAGGAACTTCACGGCTCCTGGTGGCAGAAGCTTAAACCCTTTCGCAGCTGCCCACTTTGCGAGGCAGGCTAGCACTGCTAACTCTACGAGGAGCCCGGCCAGCCGGGAGTAGAGCGCTGTGCTCAAGGGGTCTGCGTGCAGAAGCACAGCAGCGTAGACGCCCGCTAGGCGCAGTAAGGCTCCCGCGTAGCTGAGCACTACCAGCTTGAAGAAAGCCGTCCCTACCAGTTCTCTGGGCTTCGCGTTCATAGCGTCCGCCCGCTCCACGCCTTGAAGCGCGTCGGAGAGGATACTGTTCACGGAGCCCAGGAGCGCTGTGAAGGAGGCTACCCTGAGCACCGGGGCTGCAGCCGCGTAGAGTGGGTTCATGACGTAGAGAAGGCTTTGAGAAAGCGCTACCGAGCCGAGCGCCGCGGGGACGCCGATCACAAGCACCAGCCTGAGAGCTTCCTCCGTGAACACTGCCGCGCTGCTGCTGTCGGTGGTGAGGAGCTTCTGGTAGAGCCCCCTCCCGAGGAAGTAGGAGTAGGCGATCAAGTTCGCGAAAGGCAAGATGATGGTGTAGAACGCAACCGCATCGTTTCCGGAAAAGTGCGATATCAGGAGCACGTCTGCGGAAGCGATCAGGGGTATAGGCGCGCCCAAGGCTGTGATCCATGAGTAGCCGAGAACCTTTCTCGCGGTTTCGAGCCTCGGCCGCAGGGAGAGCTCCCTTCTAGTGAAGTAGGCGAGCGCTGCGAGCTGCGCCACGTGGCCGGAAAGCACCGCGATGAGAGCGTGGGTGAGCGTCACCTTGCCTCTCAGCGCGAAGAAAGCAGCAGCCGCTAGCTTGAAGGTTTCGAAAAACACTTCGGAGGTTGCAGCAGCCGCCGGCCTCGTCGCGTACAGCGAGGCGTACAGCGCTCCGCTAACGTACTGGACGGGCACGTAGGCGAGCACGACTTTGAGAGCCGCCTCGGGAATCCCGAACGTGGCGGATATGCCTGGCGACAGGAGAGCCAGCAGCGCGGTGGCTGCAGCAGAAAAGGAGAGAGCAAGAGCGAAGCCTGTTGCTGTCACGCTCTCGTCGCCGAATGCCCGCAGCCTCGTAACCCAGAAGTTCACGAAGGAAGCCATCAGCGCGTACACAAGTATCGAGGAGATTACCCCCCAGGCGCCGAAATCCTCCGGGGAGAGGTTCCTGGTCATGATGAGTATGAACGCTGCGCCGACCAGCACGCTGTACAGCTTACTCACGTAAAACAGCGCTCCGACGAGCCTAAGCCCCACGCAACCACCCGCTTCTCTCAGCGTAGAGGAGGATAGCTGCGAGCGACTTCAAGTCTCCCTCCCCGCTCCCGCAGAGCCTAATGTACTCGAGAGGGTTCAGCTCCACGACCTCCAAGAACTCGCCCTCATCGGGGCGGGCGGCAGCTTTCGCAAGCTTTCTGGCGGTAAAGATCTCGATTAGCTCATCGCTGTAGCCTGGCGAGACGTACGCTCGCCCAAGGCTCTCAAGCTCCCCGGCGCGGTACCCCGTCTCTTCTTCAAGCTCCCTGGCAGCAGCTTCGCGAGGATCCTCTCCGGGCTCGACGCGGCCCGCGGGGAGCTCGATAATCCACTTCGCGATGGGGGCCCGCCACTGCCGCACGAAAATCAGCCGACCCCGTGCCAGCTCCGGGACGATGACCACGGAGCGCCCGAAAGACACTAGATCCTTCTCGAAAAGCCTCCCATCCCACTCGACGATCCTCCGGTAAAGCGCGACCCGGCGCCCGCGGCACAGCAGCTGGTCGTCAACCACCCTTGGGCTACTCAAAGGCACCACCGTGCTGACAGCCTAGCGTGGCGAAGCACCCCCTCTTATAACTCTCCCAGAGCGGCATGGCAGGAAATTTTAAATACGCTATCAAAATTCTGAGAAACGATGGGTAAGCGCTTAGCAGCTGGAGTTCTCGTGGTTCTGCTCTTCGTCTCTCTCTACCTGGTTCTCACCGCTCGGCAGGGCGAGAGCGGGGAGGCTTCCCAGCGCTCGGCGCGGAGAGTCCTTGTGAGAGTAGCGACTACGACGAGCCTCGACGCATCGGGACTGCTGGACACGCTCAAGAGAGAGTTCGAGATCAGGCACCCGGGCATCGAGGTGGTGTGGGTGGCTGTTGGGACAGGCCAAGCGCTCGAGATGGCGAGAAGGGGGGATGTTGACCTGGTGTTGACGCACGATAGAGAGCTTGAAGATAGGTTCATCAGCGAAGGCTACGGAGTCCACGGGGTCACTTTCGCCTGTAACGAGTTCTACGTGCTGGGGCCTCCTGAGGACCCCGCCGGGGTTTCAGGAGCGCGTAGCGCTGCCGAGGCTTTTTCTAGAGTCTACTCTGCGGGTGAGGCTGGTAGAGCGGTGTTTGTTTCGCGGGGCGATAACTCGGGTACGCACCTGAAAGAGCTGAGTCTCTGGTCGAGCGCTGGGCTCAGCCCTGGAGGGAAGCCCTGGTACCGCGAGACCGGTCAAGGCATGGCTCAGACCCTGATGGTAGCTGACCAGCTGCGCGCGTACACTCTGTGTGACTCCTCCACTTACGCGGCTTTCGCCAGTAGGGTGGGCTTGAAGGTTCTCTTCAGAGGAGACCTCTCGCTTAGGAACTTCTACCGCGCGATTCTCGTGAATCCGGAGAGGTTCCCCTGGGTTAGCTACAGCGCAGCGCACGAGTTCGTGAAGTTCGTGGTATCGCCCGAGGGTCAGAGAGCGGTCAGCGAGCACCGCAAGGGCGGACTGCAGCTCTTCGAAGCTTGCTTCGGCAGGTTCGATGTCTTAGAGTTGGGTGGCCCCTACGAGAGGGAGCAGGTAGAGTACTGGGAGAAACAGCTGAGCGGCTAGGTGGCTTGCATGGAGCCCTACGAGCTGCTCCACATTACGTTGCTGTCCGTGAAAGTCTCGCTGACGGCGACCCTCCTGTCTTCTGCGGTAGGCGTTCCTCTCGGGCTCTTCCTGGCTACGAGGGCCCGCTGGAAGCGAGCGCTGAGCTTACTCGTGAACACGGCGATGGGTCTACCCCCCGTCCTTCTCGGGCTTCTGCTCTACCTCCTCCTCTCGAGGAGCGGCCCCCTAAGCTTTCTCGGCCTGCTCTTCACTCCCGAGGGGATGGTTCTCTCGCAGTTTCTCCTCACTCTACCGATAGTCGCGGGCTTGACGATGGCGGCTGTAGAGGCCCTCCCCCGCGACGTTAAGGAGCTTATCGACTCTATCAGCACGAGCCCGCTCTACCGGTACCTGTTCTACCTGAGCGAAGTCCGCGCGCACGTGTTCGCCGCGTCGCTGACCGCGCTAGCGAGAGCGGTCTCCGAGGTTGGCTCCGTCATAATCGTTGGCGGAAACATCCGCTACCACACCCGCGTGCTCACAACAGCTATCGTGTACTACACGAACGCTGGGGACTTCGAGGCTGCGCTGCAGCTAGGCGGGGTTCTCGTGCTTCTCTACTTTGCTGCGAACTTGCTGGCTTTAGCGATTAGAGCGAGGGTGGTTCAAGCATGATCGAAGCGAGATCCCTTGTGAAGGCTTACGGTGGGGTGCCCGTTCTGAGGGGGGTAAGCGTCTTCGCGAGGAGAGGCGAGGTGACGTGCATCGTAGGTCCTAACGGCTCTGGAAAGACCACGCTTCTCAGGATCCTGGCTCTGCTGGAGAAGCCGGACTCCGGCGAGGTGCTTTACGACGGTGTAGTGCCTGCAAGCAGCGAGCAGGTAGCCAGGGTGAAGGCTAAGACTGCTTACGTTCCACAGAGGGCCCACGCCCTTTCGATGAGCGTCTACAGCAACGTTTACCTTGCGCTGCGCAGCAGGGGTGTCCCGCCTCAGGAGGCTTCGAGGCGCGCTGAGGAAGCGCTGAAGGTTTTCGGGCTCTACGAGGCCAGGAGGAAGAGCGCGCTTTCCCTCTCTGGCGGGCAGAGGCAGCTCCTCTCCGTCGCGAGAGCTCTCGCGCTCCAACCGGAGTACATGCTCCTCGACGAGCCGACGAGCAACCTGGACTCAGAGAGAGCTGCACTCGTCCTTAAGCTACTCAAAAGCTTCGCGCGGGAGGAGGGTGCCGCGGTCATCCTGGTTACGCACAGGGTGGCAGAAGCGAGGGAGATCGCTGACAGAACCTTCATCCTAATGAGCGGTAGAGTCGTCGCCGCGCTTGACGGCGCGCCTGAGGGGGAGGAGCTGGAGAAGTGGCTAGGGGGCTGATCATGAGAGACGAGCTCGAGCCCCTACCTAGGTTCGCGAAGCTCTTAGAGCGGGGGGAGGTTAGCTTCCACTTCGCAATTCGGGCCGGTGAAGCGCTCCTCGGGAGGGACCTGCTCGCAGTTCTCAAAGCTGTAGAGTCCTCGGGGACTCTGAGGAGAGCGTCCGAGGTTCTTGGCGCGGGCTACAGCGCAGCCTGGAGGGTTCTGAGCGATTCGGAATTGGCGCTAGGAGTGAAGCTCGTGAGGCGCACCGCTGGAGGCTACGGCGGTGGGGGGGCTTTTCTCACCCCGCACGGCGCGCTCGTCCTGGGGAGGCTGGAGTACATCCTGAGGAGGATTAACTCTCTTCGCAAGGTGCTGGCGACGCCGGACCTCCGGATCTACGGGAGCGATTGCCCCGGCGTTAGGCTGGTCGTGGACGACCTTTGGGAGAGGGGTCTGGGCTCGGTTTACTCGGCTGTCGGGTCCTGGAATGGGCTCGAGCTGCTCTCCGAGGGCCTCTGCGAGGTATCAGGGCTCCACATACCCAACCCAGACGGCGAGGGGTACAACACTTTCATTCTCCGCGATGAGCGCTTTAAGGGCCGCTTAGTGCTAGTCCGCGGCTACGTCAGAAGGGTGGGCTTCGTCGTGAGGAAGGGGAACCCCAAGTCCATCAGGAGCTTCCGAGACCTCGCGCGCCCCGGCATCGTGCTGGCGAACCGGAACAGGGGCAGCGGGACCCGATCCTTTGTGGATGATCAGCTGAAGAGGCTGGCAGCGCAGGAAGGCATTCCCGTAAAGCGCCTGCTATCCTCGGTCAGAGGGTACCGCAGCGAGCACCCCTCCCACACAGCTGTCGCGCACGCCGTAGCCTCGGGCAGAGCTGACGTGGGAGTGGCGCTCGAGTGGGCGGCAAAGCTCTTTGACCTGGACTTCGTGCCCCTGCGCGAAGAGCACTACGACTTCGCTGTGCTGCGAAGCGCTTTAACCTCCAGAGGGGTCAGGGAGTTCCTAGAGGCGTTGGGGAGCAGCAACGTTAGGAAAGGACTCGAGAGCCTTGGCTTCACCGTGCCGAGCGATATAGGCAGCGTTCTCCACGGAAAGCAAGCTTAAAATCGGTCTTCCTTCTCGCTGCTGACCTGTGAGAGCTAGAGAAGCAGCTCTCTCGTCAATAATAGCGGCGACCTACGCCGTACTCGTCATAGTGCTGGCACCCATCTCATTCGGGCTTGTGCAAGTCCGCCTAGCCGACGCCCTGATCCCTCTATCCACGGTTCTCGGCTACCCTGCTGCTGTCGGCGTCACGGTGGGCTGCTTCGTCGGGAACCTGGTCGCAGCATCCTGGGGAAGTCCCCTCCTCAACTTGGTGGACGCCATTCTCGGCAGCGCTGCGAACTTTCTGGCAGGCTACCTGGGCTGGAAGCTTTGCTCCAGCTGCGGCTTCAGGAGGAGAGCGCTCGCCGCGCTAGTGCAAGCTACGGTGATTTCGCTGATCGTCGGGGCGTACTTGAGGTACCTGCTGCTCTGGGCTTTCGACCTCGATGTTCCCATCGCTTTATCGATCCTCTCCGTTTTCGCCGGCTCGCTAGCTTCCGTGGTCGCGGTGGGCGTGCCGCTCGCTGCCCTCGTGGAAAGGAGGCTGCCGGCTGGACGGAACCCTCTTTAACTCTCAGCTTTTTTCGTTCAGGATGGTGAAAGGTGAAGTCGTTTCACCTCCTTTTCTCGCTTTCCCCGAGAGGTTAGTGTTTGGAATCTTGCTTTCCGCAGCGCCACTATTCCCGCCTGAAGTTGCTCCTGCACACCTGCTGCCCTTGATACCCTTTGCCGCAGTGGGACTCGCTTTCGGAAAGGTTTCGCGGCTGCAGAGGTTCACCGTCATCTTAGCCTACGTCCTCTCCCTTGGGGCTCTCTCCTCAGCGGACTCGTTTTCCCAAGTTTCCTCTCTCTGCTTCTTCCTGGGGCTCGCCTACCTCCTGCTGGCCTGGATCGATGCGAAGCTGACAGCCTACGTTTTCCTCCCCGGCGAGGTGAGGGTGCGCTCGATACAGCTAGAGGAGCTCAAGCTCCGCGAGGAAGCGGTGGATCTCCGCCTCGAGGATGTTGTGAGCATTACGAAAAGGGTGCCCATCCTCTCCAGCCTGCTCAAGCTGCGCTTCTACGACGTTTACTTAAGGACTAGGGGCGGAGAGCTGCGCCTCCGCGGCCTACCCGAGAGCTTGAAGCTGGAAGCGTGGCTGAGGCGGCGCCTCGAGGTTCCGCGCACCGAGAAGAAAATCCAGCAGCAGGCAGCGGGGGAGGAGGCGAAGCGCACAGCTCGGGAGCTCGAAGATCTGCGGAGAGCTCTCGAGAAGGGCTCCGCGAGGAGGGTGGTGGTTTCAGCGGGTAGCGCTAGCGCTAGCCTCAGCGCAGAGTTCTTGAACCCTAAAGCTGACGCGCTCGATGTGATCGAGGACGCGTACCTCCTCGCAGAGAGAGTTCTGCAGAGGTTTGGTGCGGGCGGGAAGCCTAGGCTCCGCGTGGAGAGCGCTGAAGGCGGGTTAAGGACAAATAGGATTGAGAGGTTACTTTAACGGGGGACTCGATTGCTCTCCAGCGCCGGCTCCAAGGTGCGCAGAATTTTCGGCGACGCTGTCGTCGACAAAGGGCTGGCCAGGCGAGTCGGTGTCAGCCGCGTGCCTGCCTTCATCACGGAATACCTTTTGTCGAGGCTGTGCCAGGGCGAGGACTCGGTGTGCGTTGAGAAAGCTGCGAGGCTGATAGCGGAGCTCCACCCGGAGCCTGGGGATCGCGAGAGGTTTCTAGGCGTCCTCAAGGAGAGGGGGGAGGTGAAGATTCTCGACGAGTTCAGGGTCCGCGTAGACCTGAAGAGGAACCTTTACCTGCTGCAGATCCCGTCTCTGGGCATCAACGACGCGCTCGTCGACAACGCTCTGCCGAGGACATACGAGAGGATTTTCTCGGGGCTCTGGGGGATCGGCGTGCTACGCTACACCCCCCGTTCGGCGCAGAGCAGCCGCTCCGGGAAAGTGACGCCAGTCACCTTGGTAGACTTCGAGCCTTTCCAGACGGAGATCGTCGACGCGAGGAGCTTCGCTGAAGCTAGGGAGGAGTTTACGACAGAGGAGTGGGTAGACCTTCTCATCACCAGCGTCGGCCTCAACCCGGCTATGTACAGTTTTGAGCAGAAAGTGCTCCTTCTCGCGAGGCTCATACCTCTCGTTGAGCCTAACGTGAACACGCTAGAGCTAGGCCCGAGAGCCACGGGGAAGACTTACGTCTACCGCAACCTCACCTACTACTCGAGGATCTACGCCGGCGGCACCGTGACTCCGGCTAGGCTATTCTTCGACGCGAGGCTTTCCTTGCCCGGCGACCTGGCTGTGAACGACGTGGTTGTGTTCGACGAGGTTAGCAGAGTCAAGTTCTCGAGCGCGGACGAAATAGCGTCTAAGCTTAAAGACTACATGGTCGACGGCTTCTTCGAGAGGGGGTCTCTGAAGAGAGCCCACAGCACCTGCTCTCTGGTATTCCTCGGCAACATAGACCTTGAAGCTCTAGGAGATGCTTCGTCGGCGCTATCGTACCTTCCCTCGTTTATGCACGATACAGCTTTCCTGGACAGGATTCACGGCTTCATCCACGGGTGGGAGCTCCCGAAGATAATGGAGAGCGGCAAGCACCTGGCTTCGGGCTACGGGCTAGCTTCCGACTACCTCGCCGAGGTGATGCACCGGTTGAGAAGCGAGTCTTTCGACGGTTTAGTCCAGGATCACGTCGAGCTTGTTGGGCAGTACACGATTAGGGATGAGAAAGCGGTGCGCAAGCTCGTGTCCGGTGCGCTCAAGCTCATCTACCCTAACGGGTCGATCGAGCGAGCAGTCCTCCAAAGAGTAGTTAACCTAGTCATCGATCTCAGGAACAACGTTGTGAGGCTCTTGACGGCTCTCTCGCCCAGCGAGTACCCTGCGAAGAAGCTCAGCGCGGTTGTTAGAGCGTAGCGCGGCTCAGCTTAAGGAAGGTATGCAGCGATTCTCGCCGCGATTACCGTGAACAGCAGAATGGCTAGCAAGCCCCCTACAGCGGCTGCAGCCTCCCTGACTGCTTTCTCTCCAGCTTCGCTCCTGGTACCTCTCATACGCATGGTTCCTAGAGGGGAACCACCACGCTATATTAAGATTTCGCCCACTGAGCCAGAACTACCGCTGTACGACCAAGGGAAAGAGAGCTCAGTGCTTTAAAGCACGAAGAAGAGCTTCTCGGGGGCGATTTCGCGGAGCTCGCTGACAGGAGCATGCTTCACGATCCTCCCGCTGACCAGCACGTACGCGGACTCTGAGACCTCGAAAGCTCTCTCAACGTTCTGCTCAACGAGCAGTATCGAAACGCCCCTAGTCTCCTGGATCTCCTTCACCTTCTTCATGAGGGTGGATCCGGCTTTGGGTGAGAGGCCGGCAGTAGGCTCGTCGAGAAGGAGGAGGCTTGGCCTGGTCATCAGCGCCCTTGCCACCGCTAGCATCTGCCTCTCGCCGCCGCTGAGGAACTTAGCCTTCTGGCTCCTCCTGCGCTTAATCTCCGGGAATAGCTCCAGCACGTCTTCGATGTCGGCCGCCACGGCCGGGTCTTTCCCGCGGATGAACGCTCCAACCTGGAGGTTCTCCTCGACAGTGAGGTTGGGGAAAACGTTGTCTAGTTGAGGAGCGTAGCCGATACCGAGCCTGACGAGCTCGTGAGGCCGCCTGCCAACCACGTCCTGCCCGTTGAAGCGAATCCTCCCGGAGTGCACGGAAGCAAGCCCGAAGACCGCGTTGAGGAGCGTTGTTTTCCCGGCGCCGTTCGGGCCGATCACGGCTACTATCTGCTTCTTCTCAACGCTGACGCTAACCCCTTGGAGCACGGTCATGTTGCCGTAACCCGCCCACAAGCTTTCGACTTCAAGCATCCCGGCTCACCCGATGTATGCTTCAATCACCTTCGGGTCGGAGACCACCTCTTCAGGCTTCCCCTCGGCGAGTAGCCTGCCGTTGTGCAGAACGTACACGTAGTCCACGTACTTGGTCAGGATCTCGATCCTGTGCTCTACGATGAAGAATGTGAGCCCTTCAGTTTCTCTCAGCTCGCGGACGAGCCTGAAGAGCTCGTGAGCAGCTGCTGCTTCAACACCCGCCGCGGGCTCGTCGAGCAGGTAAAGCTTCGCCGGAGTCATGAGGCCGCGGATGGTCTCGACGAGCTTCATGTGAGCTGCT
This region of Thermofilum sp. genomic DNA includes:
- the brxL gene encoding BREX system Lon protease-like protein BrxL, translated to MLSSAGSKVRRIFGDAVVDKGLARRVGVSRVPAFITEYLLSRLCQGEDSVCVEKAARLIAELHPEPGDRERFLGVLKERGEVKILDEFRVRVDLKRNLYLLQIPSLGINDALVDNALPRTYERIFSGLWGIGVLRYTPRSAQSSRSGKVTPVTLVDFEPFQTEIVDARSFAEAREEFTTEEWVDLLITSVGLNPAMYSFEQKVLLLARLIPLVEPNVNTLELGPRATGKTYVYRNLTYYSRIYAGGTVTPARLFFDARLSLPGDLAVNDVVVFDEVSRVKFSSADEIASKLKDYMVDGFFERGSLKRAHSTCSLVFLGNIDLEALGDASSALSYLPSFMHDTAFLDRIHGFIHGWELPKIMESGKHLASGYGLASDYLAEVMHRLRSESFDGLVQDHVELVGQYTIRDEKAVRKLVSGALKLIYPNGSIERAVLQRVVNLVIDLRNNVVRLLTALSPSEYPAKKLSAVVRA
- a CDS encoding QueT transporter family protein yields the protein MRAREAALSSIIAATYAVLVIVLAPISFGLVQVRLADALIPLSTVLGYPAAVGVTVGCFVGNLVAASWGSPLLNLVDAILGSAANFLAGYLGWKLCSSCGFRRRALAALVQATVISLIVGAYLRYLLLWAFDLDVPIALSILSVFAGSLASVVAVGVPLAALVERRLPAGRNPL
- a CDS encoding NUDIX hydrolase, with protein sequence MSSPRVVDDQLLCRGRRVALYRRIVEWDGRLFEKDLVSFGRSVVIVPELARGRLIFVRQWRAPIAKWIIELPAGRVEPGEDPREAAARELEEETGYRAGELESLGRAYVSPGYSDELIEIFTARKLAKAAARPDEGEFLEVVELNPLEYIRLCGSGEGDLKSLAAILLYAERSGWLRGA
- a CDS encoding glycerophosphodiester phosphodiesterase family protein, coding for MLIGDLKGRFFVVAHRGASGHEPENTLRAVRRAIEIGADVVEVDVRVSKDGALVVIHDDTVDRTTSGRGKVRDMTAAELRSLDAGKGERIPLLEEVLDEVKGRVALFLEIKELEAAAPALRLVKERGMLDQVLFISFDQETLSAVKGAEPAAHVGLIYVKPEGGIVEAKRLGCEFVLPYYRLATEKAVAFAHRMKLLVVAWTVDDPALAAELKGRGVDGVASNYPDRILPLRGGTSASTR
- a CDS encoding ABC transporter permease; the protein is MEPYELLHITLLSVKVSLTATLLSSAVGVPLGLFLATRARWKRALSLLVNTAMGLPPVLLGLLLYLLLSRSGPLSFLGLLFTPEGMVLSQFLLTLPIVAGLTMAAVEALPRDVKELIDSISTSPLYRYLFYLSEVRAHVFAASLTALARAVSEVGSVIIVGGNIRYHTRVLTTAIVYYTNAGDFEAALQLGGVLVLLYFAANLLALAIRARVVQA
- a CDS encoding MFS transporter yields the protein MLKRRGKLGRNAKWLLLTEPGWSLPMPSIFYYQSIYVVELGFSEIEYGLLVSLLKGFSILTPFAAVPLASRVGFKRAFLLIDVLGNAGFLLPLISGKRELLPLAFAAGSLIAASSILWEVLLVTGTDEDALVTAYSISSVIYIVGSMLPPLAGVVMERLGIVNGYRLAALAALTSFLAKTAVLAFTLEEPRDGSSRRGASRPSFARSIREVLSDRGAGLLLLYFMLSSILYSVFSYLSLYLHDERGARMRVEDVGLISTISSAVSLLVVLTVAVRPLNPLAYLIASATAGSLAYALYSLSSLEPKLAFAAAALSGLRGAEFSVARALFIGLLGGGVFERGHAITLSYTLGSLVEVPAPAAVGLLYRLHPVAIWLLALTATLTQIAALVLLRRASGRNLFPAARSSQ
- a CDS encoding ATP-binding cassette domain-containing protein, yielding MIEARSLVKAYGGVPVLRGVSVFARRGEVTCIVGPNGSGKTTLLRILALLEKPDSGEVLYDGVVPASSEQVARVKAKTAYVPQRAHALSMSVYSNVYLALRSRGVPPQEASRRAEEALKVFGLYEARRKSALSLSGGQRQLLSVARALALQPEYMLLDEPTSNLDSERAALVLKLLKSFAREEGAAVILVTHRVAEAREIADRTFILMSGRVVAALDGAPEGEELEKWLGG
- a CDS encoding substrate-binding domain-containing protein, translating into MGKRLAAGVLVVLLFVSLYLVLTARQGESGEASQRSARRVLVRVATTTSLDASGLLDTLKREFEIRHPGIEVVWVAVGTGQALEMARRGDVDLVLTHDRELEDRFISEGYGVHGVTFACNEFYVLGPPEDPAGVSGARSAAEAFSRVYSAGEAGRAVFVSRGDNSGTHLKELSLWSSAGLSPGGKPWYRETGQGMAQTLMVADQLRAYTLCDSSTYAAFASRVGLKVLFRGDLSLRNFYRAILVNPERFPWVSYSAAHEFVKFVVSPEGQRAVSEHRKGGLQLFEACFGRFDVLELGGPYEREQVEYWEKQLSG
- a CDS encoding DUF488 family protein, which encodes MRAYTLGYGGLPPERFLEVLSSVGCRVVVDVRRFPRSRVGFYSGESLKVELERVGVSYVWLGELGALGLSKKYKAAEPIACTSSPTFQAYVAYLATEPLALNALSRIRGMAAEGLAPLIICKERRPEHCHRQFIADALTAMGVEVLHIIGEEMVEHAGSPCREYLSSKLPREFTQREC
- a CDS encoding substrate-binding domain-containing protein — protein: MARGLIMRDELEPLPRFAKLLERGEVSFHFAIRAGEALLGRDLLAVLKAVESSGTLRRASEVLGAGYSAAWRVLSDSELALGVKLVRRTAGGYGGGGAFLTPHGALVLGRLEYILRRINSLRKVLATPDLRIYGSDCPGVRLVVDDLWERGLGSVYSAVGSWNGLELLSEGLCEVSGLHIPNPDGEGYNTFILRDERFKGRLVLVRGYVRRVGFVVRKGNPKSIRSFRDLARPGIVLANRNRGSGTRSFVDDQLKRLAAQEGIPVKRLLSSVRGYRSEHPSHTAVAHAVASGRADVGVALEWAAKLFDLDFVPLREEHYDFAVLRSALTSRGVREFLEALGSSNVRKGLESLGFTVPSDIGSVLHGKQA